In Heteronotia binoei isolate CCM8104 ecotype False Entrance Well chromosome 21, APGP_CSIRO_Hbin_v1, whole genome shotgun sequence, the DNA window AAAGGGGGCTGTGACATCATCCTCGGTGCTGAAAgggtggaaaagaagaagaaaggaccagtttaaaaagggggggggggaatgcgcGTTGCATTTGTAACTCCTATCATCTAGGATTCTGCGGACCGAGAGAGAGGGTTTAGATCGCTCGAGCAACCGCCGAGCGCTCCGGTATTTATATATCTCTTGCTCGGGTTTCTTTGGAAGGAGCTGGGACCCCCCGTCCTGGCGGGAGTTGAAATGCTCCCGGGCTGAGCAGGTTGTTTGGTGGGCTTCCGACTTCTCTTGGCTGTGGTTTTATTAACCTTGGGGGAGTGGGTCGCTTCCCTTCGGGGTGGCTTTTGTGCAGGTCGGGACAAACCTTTTAGAGTGGATCCTTGTAaagctttgtttttgtttgggtGGATTTTTTTAGAGCATGGGAATTGTGGAAAGGAGAGCGCCTCTTGCAGATATGCCTGGATGGACTGTTCTCCCTTATCTTGCCCTCTCCGAACAATTATAGTTTCTTTGAACTAGAACCATCCAGAATGTTGCAATAAATTTTAGActttgaagggggggaaatagatatatatatatatatttcggggaaagaaaaaaggacagCCGGTTTTAAAAAGAGAGGGGTTGTATCAACATGGCCAAGAGTTCAGTCGAGGGGTCAAAGGAGGACTTGACCAAAATGACGGAAGAGGACATGTTGCGGTGGAGCAAGGAGGAGCTGGTCAAAAGGCTGAAGAAAGTGGAGAACGAGAAGATGAACCTGATGGTCGAGCACAGCAACTTGATGAAGGATGTCAACAGGAGGCTGCAGCTCCACCTGCACGAGATCAGGGGCCTGAAAGAGGTCAACCAGAAGCTGCAGGACGACAACCACGAACTGAGGGAGCTCTGCTGCTTCTTGGACGATGACCGGCAGAAGGGCAAAAAGCTCTCCAGGGAGTGGCAACGGTTTGGCCGACACACCGCTGGCGTTATGTGGAAGGAGGTGGGGATGTACCAGCagaagctgaaggagctggaggcCAAGCAGGAGTCCGTCATGCGGGAGAACGTGGAGCTGAAGGAGATCGTCCTGATGTTAGATGAAGAGAGGAACGGGGCCGGATCCAGGAGCTCCATAGACAGTCAGGCCAGTCTCACTAACCTGAACGGAGGTTCCGGAACCCGAGATGTTGGGGATGGGAGTAGTACCTCCAGCACCGGCAGCGCAGGGAGTCCGGACCATCACCACCTTCACCATCACAAACCTGTGGAGAACAAGGCTGGAGCTATCAGGAGGTCAATGGATGATCTCTCCGCACCCCTTCACCACAGGAGCATCCCCAATGGACTCAGTGGTAAGTCTGGCTTTCAGTTCACCTGCCTTGTTGTTTCAGCATGGGGGAAAGAGTTCAGGTTGTACAAACTTGGTGATAAAAGGGCCAGCTGGGATTTTGGCTTGGACCAAGCCCTGATGGATCTCATCATCCTGGCTCACTTGATGTATCCTGGCTTCCTATGGGTTAGTTGCCTTGTTAACGCCCTTAAACAAGCCCTGCTATGCTAATGATCGGGATGGTTTGCCTAGGACAGCAGGGTTGTTATGGGGCAACTCAGCTGCATTAATTATACATGTGCACACGCTTCCAATGCATATTTATGGGATTCTAGCCCATCACTAATTTTGGGGAGTATGGAAGCAGGCCAGTGTTGGTAGCTCTGATTTAATTAGCACAAAGCACATGGGTGTGTGTGATCTTTGCGTAACATGTGTCCGCTTTGGCATAATGCACTCATTGCCCTAATGGCTGCACTGTTTTGACTACTAGATGTCAGCCGTGCTGTTTTAGGATTCAGGCTTTTTAGCAATGAGTGACTGCCCTGCAGGTTCTCTTGGGCAACTTTGGGCATGTTGTCCTTCAGCCTCTCACACAACTTTGGGCATGTTGTCCTTCAGCCTCTCACACTGTTTAGGTTTCATTATGTTGAAAAAAAAGGGGGTGTCGTTGTCTACTGAGGTCTGGCCAGCTCAGTTCATTGGCATACATAAAAGTGCTTTGAGACTGAGGACACCATGGGGATTTCCATGTGATATGGATGAGTGTAGGGTCAGAGGAGTAAAATGCTGACCTGCTGGAACGTGGCCAGGTGGTGGCATTCTTAATCTTACCCAAAATGACTTCTCTGATAACTTGACATCAgaattttgttgttgctgtttctgATTTTTAGGTTACTTTCTTGGTGTCTGGGGGTGGGCGGTGGAAGAAGTTTTCCTTGTGTGATTTAAAGCCTCCCCACCACTTTGGCCTTTGCTTCCTTTCATCTCTAACCGCCTGCTGGGTAAAAACCAGGGCTGAGGTACTGGGGACAGCTGTATAAGTCTTCCTCTCAGCCTCCTCTGGATAAGTCATGCCCGTTAATTGCGTGGAGTTCTTGCTGGAGCGACAAATGGTCCTTGTCTGTCCCTGAACAATGCCAGTATCAAAACATTATGACCAGCGGGATGTTCGTTCTACTTTTTGTTGAGATTGCTCTGTCATGTTGCTGGTTCATAGTTCTCTGTCGTTCATTACGTTGCTTAATCATGAATTCATGGGAAGTATTTCAAGCAGTTGACATCACAGTTATTGAATCCTATCATGCGTTTGATCTGCTTTTGAATATCTGTTTACATTTCCAGCTCATCTCATTTTGAAGACTTAGCTGGGTGACTGGGCTTAGTTAGACAGGCTGACAataggattgtgtgtgtgtgtgtgatattgcATGCATTAAATAGCTAAATCTTTATttccttcttgccccaacccAAGCTGCtgaatctggccaaggaaaaCTTTCAGCATTGTTCCCACAAGATGCTCAAGCTTTTTGTTTCCATGGAAAGGGAGACCCACTGAGATGAGGTGGCCATAGATTGTGCCTGTCTGTATACTTCACCGACTGTGAGCAAAGTCCAAAAAGTGAAACTCAGTTGTGTGCTTGGCATCATGGGATATCAGACAGTCTTTTTGTCCCATCCAGCCTGAGCTTGTTTACTTAGAAGGAAGCGCTACTAACTTAAATGGAACAATTCCCAAGTTAGCGCAGCTAGGATTGTGGTTTCTGTATCGATGTGAACATTGTGCTTCCCTGGACATACCCTTTCCCCCTCCACGGAGCAGGGCCAGCTTTCAGGTTAGACAGGTGAGGCAACCTAGATGGGGCAGAAGATCTGGAGATGCCAGTGAAAGGCAGTCATTTACTTCATTGCATTTTTGCTGTGATTGCAAAGTGCCATTTTGATGTTTGGGGCTGGAAGCAAAAAGCCTTCGCAGAAGATCCCAAAGTGGAATTTTACTCCTGGTAACAATCATATGAAAGCCTAAGAGGCAAGGCTGCCCAATGAATAGGTGCTTGAACCCGGAATTCTCTGTTCTGGGTCCGTCCAGGAAAGTGCCTGTTTTGTACCACAGGCTGTGTGTGATATAAAACAGCCTTGAGGCATGCTCCACAATTCTGCATCTCTTGAGGAAGAGAAGGTTGGGTGCTGGAGCTGTCCTTTGTAGGCCTGGATAGGCTGAATGTTATTCTGTCACTTCTGCTCCCTACAAACAATACCCTTTACTTAGAAACTTCCCTAAGAGGACTTCGTGCCTGCAGTTATACACAAACGATTATGGTGTAGGGATAGACAGTCCAGTTTTGTGAGTTTTTATTTTAGGTTTCTTGGCAACTTGGTTCCTGCCGTAGTTCTCTCTGTTTGGCGCACCACGCATTTCTTTTCCTACTGAATGCTGTACAGCTTAGCTTTGTGGATCTTTCTGATGGGAATGCACAGTGGAGTTGATCGCATCAACTTTATAACTGCTGTCCAAGAAAAAAAGATCTTCTATAGGAGGCCCATACCGCCTCTATAGGAGGCAAGCCTAGAACAAGAATGGCAGGGACCCAGGAGGTTAGAATGTGCAATGT includes these proteins:
- the CCDC85C gene encoding coiled-coil domain-containing protein 85C isoform X3, with protein sequence MAKSSVEGSKEDLTKMTEEDMLRWSKEELVKRLKKVENEKMNLMVEHSNLMKDVNRRLQLHLHEIRGLKEVNQKLQDDNHELRELCCFLDDDRQKGKKLSREWQRFGRHTAGVMWKEVGMYQQKLKELEAKQESVMRENVELKEIVLMLDEERNGAGSRSSIDSQASLTNLNGGSGTRDVGDGSSTSSTGSAGSPDHHHLHHHKPVENKAGAIRRSMDDLSAPLHHRSIPNGLSDSSSNYIRQLETKVKLLEDDNKLLSQGPSRMTPDLAPSPAVGYVPLSQKPEAVVHAMKVLEVHENLDRQMQENYEEDLSEKEKAIVREMCNVVWRKLGDAASSKPSIRQHLSGNQFKGPL
- the CCDC85C gene encoding coiled-coil domain-containing protein 85C isoform X1; this encodes MAKSSVEGSKEDLTKMTEEDMLRWSKEELVKRLKKVENEKMNLMVEHSNLMKDVNRRLQLHLHEIRGLKEVNQKLQDDNHELRELCCFLDDDRQKGKKLSREWQRFGRHTAGVMWKEVGMYQQKLKELEAKQESVMRENVELKEIVLMLDEERNGAGSRSSIDSQASLTNLNGGSGTRDVGDGSSTSSTGSAGSPDHHHLHHHKPVENKAGAIRRSMDDLSAPLHHRSIPNGLSDSSSNYIRQLETKVKLLEDDNKLLSQLGGHNSSARKFIKQSSAGDLRTLRKGLSPYHSESQLSSLPQYQDAMQNGPSRMTPDLAPSPAVGYVPLSQKPEAVVHAMKVLEVHENLDRQMQENYEEDLSEKEKAIVREMCNVVWRKLGDAASSKPSIRQHLSGNQFKGPL
- the CCDC85C gene encoding coiled-coil domain-containing protein 85C isoform X2, which encodes MAKSSVEGSKEDLTKMTEEDMLRWSKEELVKRLKKVENEKMNLMVEHSNLMKDVNRRLQLHLHEIRGLKEVNQKLQDDNHELRELCCFLDDDRQKGKKLSREWQRFGRHTAGVMWKEVGMYQQKLKELEAKQESVMRENVELKEIVLMLDEERNGAGSRSSIDSQASLTNLNGGSGTRDVGDGSSTSSTGSAGSPDHHHLHHHKPVENKAGAIRRSMDDLSAPLHHRSIPNGLSDSSSNYIRQLETKVKLLEDDNKLLSQQSSAGDLRTLRKGLSPYHSESQLSSLPQYQDAMQNGPSRMTPDLAPSPAVGYVPLSQKPEAVVHAMKVLEVHENLDRQMQENYEEDLSEKEKAIVREMCNVVWRKLGDAASSKPSIRQHLSGNQFKGPL